Part of the Drosophila santomea strain STO CAGO 1482 chromosome 2L, Prin_Dsan_1.1, whole genome shotgun sequence genome is shown below.
CTCGCCGGGTTCTCCTTCATGCTGTTCCTGGCTGCGGTCGGACTGCTCTCCCTGCCATTCCTGGTGGTATCGGAGATTATGCCGCAGAAGGTGAGGAGCACCGCCATAATGATTCTAATGTCGATGCTCTGGTTGATTTCCACCGGCACCATAAAGGTAAGTTATGCGTAGATACTCGAGTTTagcaaattattaaattctattttttaataacagTTGATGCCGGTTTTCACCGCAAGCCTAGGAATGCATGGAACCGTCTTCATGTTCGCCAGCTTATCCTTCCTAGCAGCTATTTTCATCGCCATTTTCGTGCCCGAAACCAAGGGCAAGACAGTTGAAGCCATCTTGGCCAGTCTCTAGtacttataaataatatttaatatttaataatcaattgttattgttgttaataaATGCGCAAAGAGGTGCAATTGCCGTTCGTTCGCTATTGGCACACCTGCGGCCATAAGCGAAGGCACAGTTGGCATGATTGTTATATGGAAATATAACTACTACAATCGGTTGTCTATTCGGCTACCTTGATCTTCCACACAAAAGATCGTTTCAGTTACTAAAATCTTTGATTAGATAAGATCGCTTGCGATAAGGAACATCTACTATTCAGAAGAGCTTTGCCCATGGGCTTTTGCTTTAAACgaacttaaacttaaataagAGAATACATTTCAATGGCCTAAATGCACTACTAACAATGGGCTTGTTTCTTAAGAACATGGTATATATTAAGATTAGAAACAAAAGCTCAGATGGGTGGTTGCTTAAACTAAGAAATTTGTATAGCCTAGGCAATGTTAAAAAATGTAGTCTGCTTCTAGGATCAGTTCTCCATGTGGACTTAAACATCATTATCGTTTTTCGCCTTACCAACTTAAATTTGCCACAGATTAGGTTTTAAAGTGCCATGAGAAAATCTCTATCCGtgtgtttaaaaatttatttttctgtcTTGAGAATTTAATTCCAGGTTGTGCACTGTGAACTTGGCTTTCGCGAGATAATATTAAATGCAACTGCGcagagaaatggaaaaaagcaAATAGATTTATTCCTAGGAAGAGGTGATTGCACTTACTTTGCAAACGTAATAAAGGTTGCAGAAGCCCTTTAATGGGATTATCCTTTCAACACATTTTGCTGCAGGAAGAGTCACTTCAgttatttaactttttcaCCAGAATTTCCCGCCTTCGGCCATATCTACTAAGGTGTCTGTTGAGTTTGGACCAACATCGTAAATGTAGCAGCTTAAGGCCAGTCGAGACAGACAGGCCCCTTTTTTGTGGTCTCATCTCCGGTTTGGTAGAGTGGCAAATAATTGTTTGACTTGTGAAATGTCTGTtgtacaaatacaaaaaaaaataagtaatttAAACTAACTGTGGCCGCAGCTTGCGCCACCTATCTTTACAATGTAATTTGTGACATTGAGGTGGGTTCGCCAATTCAGAAAACACCACAAAGATATATGGCTAGCGATCTCTAATATTGCCGATATAAAGTTTATGAAGGGGCCCAATTCACCGGAGCTTTATTCTCTGCTGGGATTTAAGAACTACACGCTTTCGCATTTGTGACAGAACCGTGGAGTGAGCTAGAATGGCCAAGTTTTTCGAGAACTCCCTGCTGCAGCACAAAACCCGCTATCAGCTTTTGGCCACGGTAATTGGTGAGACTTTCCTCATTTTCCCCGCCGGGTATCCAATTGCAGTTCATAATGCTCCTTGTTGGCAGTTAACATTATTACTTTTGGACATGGAGTGGGTGTGGGTTGGCTCTCGCCGACACTGACCAAAATCCAGACGCCCGATTCGCCGCTGGACTTTGAAGTGAATCTCGCCCAGATTTCCTGGCTGGGATCGATGCTGGGATTGGGCAGCCTGTGCGGTAACCTGACCATAGCCCTGCTGATTGAGAGAGCGGGTAGGAAGTTCTGCCTTTACCTCATGGCCGGACCCTATGCGGTGAGTAAATGAGCcttaagttaattaaatcaTTAGTTAATCACGGAAGTGCCAACCATTCTAGTGTATCTGGATTTTGATTTACTGCGCCTCGAATGTGTACTACTTGTACGCAGCCAGGTTTCTGTGCGGATTCACTGGCGGAGCAGGATACTTGGTGGTTCCGATTTTCATTAGCGAAGTGGCCGATAGCAAGTGAGTTGATGTGCTTAGAAACTACAAAGCTAATCTAATTTCTCGAGTTGCCAGCATTCGAGGGGCACTGACTTCGATGGTGATGCTGTCCGTCGATTTGGGAATACTGGCTGGCTACATACTGAGCACTTATCTGGCCTATCATGTCGTACCCTTCTTGGCCATTATCTTGCCCGTAGCCTACTTTATGGCCAATATAATGTTGCCCGAAACAGCCCCGTATCTGCTAAGGAAAAGCCAGCTGACTGCTGCAGAGAACTCGTTCAGATACTACAGGAATCAGCGGAGTGCAGTTTGCGAGCAAACATCCAGGGTCAAGTTTGAGGAGCTACGCACAGCGGTTTTGTCCCAGCAGACGAGGAATGCCACCCCGCTCAGTTACAAGGACCTCAGTAAGTGAGACCCTAACGACGTATGACACCCTCTAAATCGCATCAACCCATTGCAGCGACCAAGCCGGCTCTGAAGGGATTTGCCGCCTCCATTGTGCTCAGCTTGGGCTATCAGTTCAGTGGCGTTTTCAGCTTCATCAACTATATGTCCGACATTTTCAAGGCTTCCGGTTCCATTGTGGACGTCAATACGGCCACCATTATCATTGGATTAGTCCAGATCGTGGGCGTCTACACCTCGACCATACTGGTGGACATCGTGGGCAGGAGGGTTCTGATGTTGATCTCTACCTTGGGAGTGGGAATCGGTTGCATTGCCTTCGGCTGCTTTACCTACTGTGCCATCTATGATCTCAGTGAATTCAATTGGCTGCCTCTGGTGCTGATGGTTATCATCTGTTACGTGGCCAATATAGGGCTGATTGGAATCTTTTTCCTCGTCCTGGTGGAACTCTTTCCAGTAAAGGTACGCATATTCAAAGCAGCATTCAAAGGGCATCATATCCACAGACAGCATCTCTGTTTTACATCCTTTCAGATTCGCTCCTTAGCCACCTCGTTGTCTGTCATTTTCTTGAG
Proteins encoded:
- the LOC120458865 gene encoding facilitated trehalose transporter Tret1 codes for the protein MAKFFENSLLQHKTRYQLLATVIVNIITFGHGVGVGWLSPTLTKIQTPDSPLDFEVNLAQISWLGSMLGLGSLCGNLTIALLIERAGRKFCLYLMAGPYACIWILIYCASNVYYLYAARFLCGFTGGAGYLVVPIFISEVADSNIRGALTSMVMLSVDLGILAGYILSTYLAYHVVPFLAIILPVAYFMANIMLPETAPYLLRKSQLTAAENSFRYYRNQRSAVCEQTSRVKFEELRTAVLSQQTRNATPLSYKDLTTKPALKGFAASIVLSLGYQFSGVFSFINYMSDIFKASGSIVDVNTATIIIGLVQIVGVYTSTILVDIVGRRVLMLISTLGVGIGCIAFGCFTYCAIYDLSEFNWLPLVLMVIICYVANIGLIGIFFLVLVELFPVKIRSLATSLSVIFLSLLVFGTLKLFPLMLHYWGISFTMWFSAASALLTFFYFWLFLQETKGKSMIED